The following coding sequences lie in one Portunus trituberculatus isolate SZX2019 chromosome 26, ASM1759143v1, whole genome shotgun sequence genomic window:
- the LOC123509058 gene encoding uncharacterized protein LOC123509058 isoform X2, producing the protein MVEKDSSLEEELPIQRPDPEEILRHLYHQDQDQDRGGPPTGAAATTTLSCGRGWQGRAGTHPLHRPTQIQGRHIQEVDTAGKEEKRTSTLAEQRTRRSKELPLQHLHLHLPLMATGIRVLFNDFRGPWRSWRAVSSAWGHVACVAGVNVTGGLAGVMGGLARVAGGRGTENTPRRTCPQNCRRWRTAGR; encoded by the exons atggtggaaaaGGACAGCAGTCTGGAGGAG gagctgccgatacaaaggcctgacccagaagaaattctgcgtcacctgtaccatcaagatcaagatcaagaccgAGGCGGCCCTCCCACCGGCGCTGCCGCCACAACCACCCTCTCTTGTGGCAGGGGCTGGCAGGGACGCGCTGGGACGCATCCTCTTCACCGACCCACACAAATACAAGGACGCCATATACAAGAGGTGGACACagcgggaaaagaagaaaaaagaacttcaACATTAGCGGaacaaagaacgagaagaagtaAGGAGCTTCCGTTGCAACATCTACATCTACATCTACCACTAATGGCCACCGGGATACGTGTCTTATTTAATGATTTCCGAGGCCCCTGGCGGTCATGGAGGGCGGTGAGCAGTGCCTG GGGTCATGTTGCTTGTGTGGCCGGTGTGAATGTGACCGGGGGCTTGGCAGGGGTGATGGGAGGCTTGGCAAGGGTGGCAGGGGGGCGAGGTACAGAAAATACCCCCCGGCGTACATGCCCTCAAAACTGCAGGAGATGGAGGACAGCGGGGAGATGA
- the LOC123509058 gene encoding uncharacterized protein LOC123509058 isoform X1: MVIALFVVWCSLCSLQELPIQRPDPEEILRHLYHQDQDQDRGGPPTGAAATTTLSCGRGWQGRAGTHPLHRPTQIQGRHIQEVDTAGKEEKRTSTLAEQRTRRSKELPLQHLHLHLPLMATGIRVLFNDFRGPWRSWRAVSSAWGHVACVAGVNVTGGLAGVMGGLARVAGGRGTENTPRRTCPQNCRRWRTAGR, encoded by the exons atggtgattgccctctttgttgtctggtgttctttatgttccctacaggagctgccgatacaaaggcctgacccagaagaaattctgcgtcacctgtaccatcaagatcaagatcaagaccgAGGCGGCCCTCCCACCGGCGCTGCCGCCACAACCACCCTCTCTTGTGGCAGGGGCTGGCAGGGACGCGCTGGGACGCATCCTCTTCACCGACCCACACAAATACAAGGACGCCATATACAAGAGGTGGACACagcgggaaaagaagaaaaaagaacttcaACATTAGCGGaacaaagaacgagaagaagtaAGGAGCTTCCGTTGCAACATCTACATCTACATCTACCACTAATGGCCACCGGGATACGTGTCTTATTTAATGATTTCCGAGGCCCCTGGCGGTCATGGAGGGCGGTGAGCAGTGCCTG GGGTCATGTTGCTTGTGTGGCCGGTGTGAATGTGACCGGGGGCTTGGCAGGGGTGATGGGAGGCTTGGCAAGGGTGGCAGGGGGGCGAGGTACAGAAAATACCCCCCGGCGTACATGCCCTCAAAACTGCAGGAGATGGAGGACAGCGGGGAGATGA